A genomic window from Luteolibacter sp. LG18 includes:
- a CDS encoding type II toxin-antitoxin system HipA family toxin, which yields MELTVEYAGASGPRAVGRLYQDPRGTVYFEYDAAWRTGGRELSPLHLPNATAGAVVTPTPVFSELHGLFEDALPDWWGRRMMRQRFAEAGIPWHKVTALRKLACQGERKMGALVFRPVLEEGDFNDHLLVELSALVESARQAMTSDTAELLRELVRSGMSPGGARPKALLAFSADFRQVHIDEPPPAGFEPWMVKFDLEPDLHEGRVEHAYALMAAAAGIEVAETRLIESAGGCHFATRRFDRTRDGVRRHLHSFSGLTHTPVRDGLEYGELMELARMLTGDQRAVEEVFRRAVFNVAAGNEDDHGRNHAFLMEDDGAWRLSPAYDLTCVGNALASGFRAARVNGRAAEIRRADLMKLGAMHDVRRVAETIDRVLAAIADWPAFAREAGIPAATVDYVAGNMPGLG from the coding sequence ATGGAGCTGACGGTTGAATACGCGGGCGCATCCGGGCCGCGGGCGGTCGGGCGGCTCTACCAGGACCCGCGCGGGACGGTGTATTTCGAATACGATGCGGCGTGGCGGACCGGCGGGCGCGAGCTTTCGCCGTTGCACCTGCCGAATGCCACGGCGGGCGCGGTGGTGACGCCGACGCCGGTGTTCAGCGAACTGCACGGTTTGTTCGAGGATGCGCTGCCGGACTGGTGGGGGCGGCGGATGATGCGGCAGCGCTTCGCGGAGGCGGGCATCCCGTGGCACAAGGTCACGGCGTTGCGGAAACTGGCCTGCCAGGGCGAGCGGAAGATGGGCGCGCTGGTGTTCCGGCCGGTGCTGGAAGAGGGGGATTTCAACGACCACCTGCTCGTCGAGCTGTCCGCGCTGGTGGAGTCGGCGCGGCAGGCGATGACGAGCGATACGGCGGAGCTGCTGCGCGAGCTGGTGCGCTCCGGGATGTCGCCCGGTGGGGCGCGGCCGAAGGCGCTGCTGGCGTTCTCCGCGGACTTCCGCCAGGTGCACATCGACGAGCCGCCGCCCGCGGGCTTCGAGCCGTGGATGGTGAAGTTCGACCTGGAGCCGGACTTGCACGAGGGCCGGGTGGAGCACGCCTACGCGCTCATGGCCGCCGCGGCGGGGATCGAGGTGGCGGAAACGCGCTTGATCGAGTCGGCGGGCGGCTGCCATTTCGCCACGCGGCGCTTCGATCGTACGAGGGATGGCGTACGTCGCCACCTGCATTCGTTCTCCGGCCTCACCCACACGCCGGTGCGGGACGGGTTGGAATACGGCGAGCTGATGGAGCTGGCGCGAATGCTCACCGGCGACCAGCGCGCGGTGGAGGAGGTGTTCCGCCGCGCGGTCTTCAACGTGGCTGCGGGCAACGAGGACGACCATGGCCGCAACCACGCCTTCCTGATGGAGGACGATGGCGCGTGGCGGCTCTCACCCGCGTATGACCTGACCTGCGTGGGCAACGCGCTGGCCTCCGGTTTCCGCGCGGCGCGGGTGAACGGCCGGGCCGCGGAAATCCGCCGCGCCGATCTCATGAAACTCGGCGCGATGCACGATGTCCGCCGCGTGGCGGAAACGATCGACCGCGTGCTGGCCGCCATCGCGGACTGGCCCGCATTCGCGCGCGAGGCGGGCATCCCGGCGGCGACGGTGGACTACGTCGCGGGAAACATGCCGGGGCTGGGGTAG
- a CDS encoding DUF3472 domain-containing protein: MSTRLGWTAALMLSALSLVPARAQDAPKTWDVPMGGNSYLTATSADAAKRGGRNDRWNSPDNVTSVYFRVDRAAELNIALRAKVPQGESRIRATLAGKAVEKDLKGAETADVPLGKVVMKAPGYVKVDLQGLKKTGEVFADIEALEVTPTGKDAAAVVLNYVKDNKDNNFYWGRRGPSIHLGYELPKGEPTEWFYNEVTVPVGSDPVGSYFMSNGFGEGYFGMQVNGENERRVLFSVWSPFKTDRPGEIPEDQKITLLKKGEGVHGGEFGGEGSGGQSYWLYPWKAGNTYRFLNRVHPDGKGSTVYTAWFFVPEKNNWQLIASFKRPKTDKHLTGAHSFLENFADRQGYLSRGALYGNQWSCDVKGEWHESTVARFTTDPIGRSLFRMDYAGGAKGQQFFMRNGGFFAENVKPDQKFTRESTPAKKPVIDFKKLEGADLGS, encoded by the coding sequence GTGTCCACCCGTCTGGGTTGGACCGCCGCCCTGATGCTCAGCGCCTTGTCCCTGGTGCCCGCGCGGGCGCAGGACGCGCCGAAGACTTGGGATGTCCCGATGGGCGGGAATTCCTACCTCACCGCCACCTCCGCGGATGCCGCGAAACGGGGCGGCCGCAATGACCGCTGGAACAGCCCGGACAACGTCACCTCGGTCTATTTCCGGGTCGACCGCGCCGCCGAGCTCAACATCGCGCTGCGGGCGAAGGTGCCGCAGGGCGAGTCCCGGATCCGCGCCACCCTGGCGGGCAAGGCCGTGGAGAAGGACCTGAAGGGCGCGGAAACCGCCGATGTGCCGCTGGGCAAGGTGGTGATGAAGGCTCCCGGCTACGTGAAGGTGGACCTGCAGGGGCTGAAGAAAACCGGCGAGGTCTTCGCCGACATCGAGGCGCTGGAGGTCACCCCCACCGGCAAGGACGCCGCCGCCGTGGTCCTGAACTACGTGAAGGACAACAAGGACAACAATTTCTACTGGGGCCGCCGCGGTCCCTCGATCCACCTCGGCTACGAGCTCCCGAAGGGCGAGCCGACGGAGTGGTTCTACAACGAGGTCACGGTGCCGGTGGGCAGCGATCCGGTCGGCTCCTATTTCATGTCGAACGGCTTCGGCGAGGGCTACTTCGGCATGCAGGTGAACGGTGAGAACGAGCGCCGCGTGCTGTTCTCGGTGTGGAGCCCCTTCAAGACCGACCGTCCGGGCGAGATCCCGGAGGACCAGAAGATCACGCTCTTGAAAAAGGGCGAGGGCGTCCACGGCGGCGAGTTCGGCGGCGAGGGATCCGGCGGCCAGAGCTACTGGCTGTATCCGTGGAAGGCGGGCAACACCTACCGCTTCCTCAACCGCGTGCACCCGGATGGCAAGGGCTCCACGGTCTACACCGCGTGGTTCTTCGTCCCGGAGAAGAACAACTGGCAGCTTATCGCCAGCTTCAAGCGCCCGAAGACCGACAAGCACCTCACCGGCGCGCACTCGTTCCTGGAGAACTTCGCCGACCGCCAGGGGTATCTGTCCCGCGGCGCGCTCTACGGCAACCAATGGTCCTGCGACGTGAAGGGCGAGTGGCACGAATCGACGGTCGCCCGCTTCACCACCGATCCGATCGGCCGCAGCCTGTTCCGCATGGACTACGCCGGCGGCGCGAAGGGCCAGCAGTTCTTCATGCGGAATGGCGGCTTCTTCGCCGAGAACGTGAAGCCGGACCAGAAGTTCACCCGCGAGTCCACCCCGGCCAAGAAGCCGGTGATCGACTTCAAGAAGCTCGAGGGCGCGGATCTCGGGAGCTGA
- a CDS encoding autotransporter-associated beta strand repeat-containing protein → MKPTRHFLQLLLSRQSLVSAAMMVVVTGPSARAAEAVWDGQLGGNAATANFSNAVNWVGDVAPVSGDSLRFTNMGNPQNAGASGLYNASVLVYGANNDLTAGSSISGITFDKGWGGNYIDGNSFVLTGDIVDNQPTFIQLINQAFAISGTRNVNVANRAATVRAVGAVSETVAGSGFTKTGPGAFQFFATNTFTGALTVNGGALLSGADARFGATPATPTPGAIVLNGGTLRLVAAFTLNANRGISVGSNHGTIDTPSAITYNGVIAGSGNLTKTGGAALTLGGANTYGGSTVINQSTLNLDFGQSGAPASNIVPATSPLVLNGLSTSFTTTFLAQLTGAGSALNVASGSGLSNTQTFASVALNGGQQTISTASVSSGKVLLNLGAITHTSGTVNFSPAGTLAADNAITTTTANDASGILGGWASYKGTDYAANDGTGKVIAYTGYTVVNSGAISSLASTNVRSQTSGAFALSVADAATTDINTYSIANATTGLKTLTVGAAGTGSTGVLRLGAEGGVMLGTGAGSLVIGDVVGNGKLTAGGAADTAGAIHFINHSATDSITVNSTITDNGTGAVAVRLSNYGGLVTAPTLTLKGTNTYSGGTVVYGGRATAGSTTAFGTGAVTVRVGGQAALAAAGTYTNDFNLAGVGTGTGDFASSLFLLAGTTVSGKVTLQGDAQISPGTSTGSVISGQITGGYTLTISPPASGSGDVTLSNTTNNWSGNLLIDGETLKLGASEVIPNGANGGSVFFTSKAASILDLNGFNETINGIACAGSAPFIQNNAVGTTSTLTVGDNDLSGRFEGIVRDNSGTGGTVALVKVGTGTIVLSSSNTFTGGVTVKAGTLFGSVGTGTPFGATAGTITLGDTTGSASATLRQNSTSKTAANPIVVAAGSSGEKTIEAQGLGQTYTYSGAVTLNDSLSLKTYTGGTNQITLTGAVTGNGTVNIVAVPNGGAINLNTNIAGANTGLVMNGSSTLYLGYQNSFGGNVVVNSGIMQAATLAPNNGTTGSLGNSTLAGRTITVNSGATLQFSINNIFGNGSVTATSLPAIILNGGTLQANRYSTIGRLDLNNGATLTNTSADSNTYQSAMFRNNVTVGGTGASTITATAISATQGGYHLSTNTTFTVADATGSTATDLNVIAPLRNQSGDFGSAAGGLTKLGAGTMTLTGANTYTGATAVNAGTLLVDGSTAAGSAVSVGASGTLGGTGTLGGPVTAAGKIAPGDTGTGTLTTGNATVTGTLAVQVDGAATDKLQVSGNLDLTGATLNVSVLGGGFSGSYVIAEYTGTLTGTFASVPSGYAVAYNAGTGGKQLILSQSVSAYNDWATVNFLDGTNNGVAQDPDHDGISNLLEFVLGGNPLAFSSGIAPVELLDGEYLTLHFSRSDQAAAETTLVVQWSTDMTNWTDIAIGSTSSVDGMVTVTDGSPADTIEVKIPRSNAVNGKLFARLKATR, encoded by the coding sequence ATGAAACCCACGCGTCATTTCCTGCAGTTGCTGCTGTCCCGACAGTCCCTTGTGTCCGCCGCCATGATGGTGGTGGTGACCGGTCCTTCCGCCCGCGCCGCCGAGGCGGTCTGGGACGGGCAACTCGGTGGCAACGCGGCCACCGCGAACTTTTCCAACGCGGTGAACTGGGTGGGCGACGTGGCTCCCGTGTCCGGCGACAGCCTGCGCTTCACCAACATGGGCAATCCCCAGAACGCCGGTGCCAGCGGTCTGTACAACGCCAGCGTCCTCGTCTACGGCGCCAACAACGACCTCACCGCCGGTTCCTCCATTTCCGGCATCACCTTCGACAAGGGCTGGGGTGGAAACTACATCGACGGCAACAGCTTCGTGCTCACCGGTGACATCGTCGACAACCAGCCGACCTTCATCCAGCTCATCAACCAGGCCTTCGCGATCAGCGGCACCCGCAACGTGAACGTGGCCAACCGTGCCGCGACGGTGCGGGCGGTCGGCGCGGTTTCGGAAACGGTGGCCGGATCGGGCTTCACCAAGACCGGCCCGGGCGCGTTCCAGTTTTTCGCCACCAACACCTTCACCGGCGCGCTGACGGTGAATGGCGGCGCGCTCCTGTCCGGGGCCGACGCGCGCTTCGGCGCGACGCCCGCCACGCCGACTCCCGGAGCCATCGTGCTCAATGGCGGCACCCTGCGCCTCGTGGCGGCCTTCACCCTCAACGCGAACCGCGGCATCTCCGTGGGGAGCAACCATGGCACCATCGACACCCCGTCCGCCATCACCTACAACGGCGTGATCGCGGGCAGCGGCAACCTCACCAAGACCGGCGGGGCCGCGCTCACGCTGGGCGGGGCGAACACCTACGGTGGCAGCACCGTCATCAACCAGAGCACGCTCAACCTGGACTTCGGCCAGAGCGGCGCGCCCGCCTCGAACATCGTGCCGGCCACCAGCCCGCTGGTGCTCAACGGGCTGTCCACCTCCTTCACCACCACCTTCCTCGCCCAGCTCACCGGGGCCGGGTCCGCGCTGAACGTGGCCAGCGGCAGCGGGCTTTCGAACACGCAGACGTTCGCCAGCGTGGCCCTCAATGGCGGCCAGCAGACGATCAGCACCGCCAGCGTCTCCAGCGGCAAGGTGCTGCTCAACCTCGGCGCGATCACCCACACCAGCGGCACGGTGAATTTCTCTCCCGCCGGAACGCTTGCCGCGGACAACGCCATCACCACCACCACCGCGAACGATGCCTCCGGCATCCTCGGCGGCTGGGCCAGCTACAAGGGCACTGATTACGCGGCCAATGACGGCACCGGCAAGGTCATCGCCTACACCGGCTACACGGTGGTGAACAGCGGCGCGATCTCCAGCCTGGCGTCCACCAACGTGCGCTCGCAGACCAGCGGCGCGTTCGCGCTCTCCGTGGCGGATGCCGCCACCACCGACATCAACACCTACAGCATCGCCAACGCCACCACCGGTCTGAAGACGCTGACCGTCGGCGCGGCCGGCACCGGCAGCACCGGCGTGCTCCGCCTGGGTGCGGAGGGCGGCGTGATGCTCGGCACCGGCGCGGGCAGCCTGGTGATCGGGGACGTGGTCGGAAACGGCAAGCTCACCGCCGGTGGCGCGGCGGACACCGCGGGCGCGATCCATTTCATCAACCACTCCGCCACCGATTCCATCACGGTGAACTCGACCATCACGGACAACGGCACCGGCGCGGTGGCTGTGCGCCTGTCCAACTACGGTGGCCTGGTCACCGCCCCCACGCTGACGCTGAAGGGCACGAACACCTACAGCGGCGGCACCGTGGTCTACGGCGGCCGCGCCACGGCGGGCTCCACCACGGCCTTCGGCACCGGCGCGGTGACGGTGCGGGTCGGCGGCCAGGCGGCCCTCGCCGCCGCGGGCACCTACACCAACGATTTCAACCTCGCGGGCGTGGGCACCGGCACCGGTGACTTCGCCTCCTCGCTCTTCCTCCTGGCGGGCACCACGGTGTCCGGCAAGGTCACGCTCCAAGGCGATGCCCAGATTTCCCCGGGCACCAGCACCGGCAGCGTCATCTCCGGCCAGATCACCGGCGGCTACACGCTGACGATCAGCCCGCCCGCTTCCGGCAGCGGGGACGTGACCCTGAGCAACACGACGAACAACTGGAGCGGCAACCTGCTCATCGACGGCGAGACGCTGAAACTCGGGGCCTCCGAGGTGATCCCGAACGGCGCGAACGGCGGCAGTGTGTTCTTCACGTCGAAGGCCGCGTCGATCCTCGACCTGAACGGGTTCAATGAAACCATCAACGGCATCGCCTGCGCCGGTTCCGCCCCGTTCATCCAGAACAACGCGGTGGGCACCACCTCCACGCTCACCGTCGGCGACAACGATCTCAGCGGCCGCTTCGAAGGTATCGTCCGCGACAACTCCGGCACCGGCGGCACCGTGGCGCTGGTGAAAGTTGGCACCGGCACGATCGTGCTTTCCTCTTCGAACACCTTCACCGGCGGCGTCACCGTGAAGGCGGGCACGCTCTTCGGCAGCGTCGGCACCGGCACGCCCTTCGGCGCGACCGCGGGCACCATCACGCTGGGCGATACCACCGGCAGCGCCTCCGCCACGCTGCGCCAGAACAGCACCTCGAAAACGGCGGCGAACCCGATCGTGGTCGCCGCGGGCAGCAGTGGGGAGAAGACCATCGAGGCCCAGGGGCTCGGCCAGACCTACACCTACTCCGGGGCCGTCACCCTCAACGACTCGCTCTCGCTGAAGACCTACACCGGCGGCACCAACCAGATCACTCTGACCGGCGCGGTCACGGGCAACGGCACGGTGAACATCGTGGCGGTGCCGAACGGCGGCGCGATCAACCTCAACACCAACATCGCCGGTGCGAACACCGGCCTGGTGATGAACGGCAGCAGCACGCTCTACCTTGGCTACCAGAACTCCTTCGGCGGAAACGTGGTGGTGAACTCCGGCATCATGCAGGCCGCCACCCTCGCCCCGAACAACGGCACCACCGGATCGCTCGGAAACTCCACCCTCGCCGGCCGCACCATCACGGTGAACAGCGGCGCGACGTTGCAGTTCTCCATCAACAACATCTTCGGCAACGGCTCGGTGACCGCGACCTCGCTCCCCGCGATCATCCTCAATGGCGGCACCTTGCAGGCGAACCGCTACTCGACCATCGGCCGCCTGGATCTGAACAACGGCGCGACGCTGACGAACACCTCCGCGGACTCCAATACCTACCAGTCCGCGATGTTCCGCAACAACGTGACCGTGGGCGGCACCGGGGCCTCGACCATCACCGCCACCGCGATCAGCGCCACCCAGGGTGGCTACCACCTTTCGACGAACACCACTTTCACCGTGGCGGATGCGACCGGCAGCACCGCCACCGACCTGAACGTGATCGCCCCGCTGCGCAACCAGTCCGGCGACTTCGGCAGCGCCGCGGGTGGTCTCACGAAGCTCGGAGCGGGCACGATGACGCTCACAGGCGCGAACACCTACACCGGCGCGACGGCGGTGAACGCGGGCACCTTGCTCGTGGATGGCAGCACCGCCGCTGGCAGCGCGGTGAGCGTGGGAGCGTCCGGCACGCTCGGCGGCACCGGCACGCTCGGCGGTCCGGTCACCGCCGCGGGCAAGATCGCCCCGGGCGACACCGGCACCGGCACGCTGACCACCGGGAATGCGACCGTCACCGGCACGCTGGCCGTGCAGGTGGATGGCGCGGCCACCGACAAGCTCCAGGTGAGCGGCAACCTCGATCTCACCGGCGCGACGTTGAACGTCTCGGTGCTCGGCGGCGGCTTCTCCGGCAGCTACGTGATCGCCGAATACACCGGCACGCTCACCGGCACCTTCGCCAGCGTGCCTTCCGGCTACGCGGTGGCCTACAACGCGGGCACGGGTGGCAAGCAGCTCATCCTCTCGCAGTCGGTGAGCGCCTACAATGACTGGGCGACCGTGAACTTCCTCGATGGCACCAACAACGGCGTGGCGCAGGACCCGGACCACGATGGCATTTCGAACCTCCTCGAGTTCGTGCTGGGCGGCAATCCGCTGGCGTTCTCCTCTGGCATCGCGCCCGTGGAGCTCCTCGATGGTGAGTATTTGACGCTCCATTTCTCCCGCAGCGATCAGGCGGCCGCCGAGACCACGCTGGTGGTGCAGTGGAGCACCGACATGACGAACTGGACGGACATTGCGATCGGAAGCACCTCGTCGGTGGATGGCATGGTGACCGTGACCGATGGTTCGCCCGCCGACACGATCGAGGTGAAGATCCCGCGTTCGAACGCGGTCAATGGCAAGCTGTTCGCCCGTCTGAAGGCGACGCGCTGA
- a CDS encoding helix-turn-helix transcriptional regulator: MLAGLGGRLRDHRLARGWTQAELAERAGVALSTLKLLEAKGHGSLQRLARVAVVLGLAEEIRGWFARPVAMESIEAVKRTERLRAPRRKAKPGKEAGDGADG, translated from the coding sequence TTGCTGGCGGGTTTGGGCGGGCGTTTGCGGGACCACCGGCTGGCGCGGGGGTGGACGCAGGCGGAGCTGGCGGAGCGGGCTGGGGTGGCGCTTTCGACGCTGAAACTACTCGAGGCGAAGGGCCATGGTTCGCTGCAACGGCTGGCGCGGGTGGCGGTGGTGCTGGGGCTGGCGGAGGAGATCCGCGGTTGGTTCGCGCGGCCGGTGGCGATGGAATCGATCGAGGCGGTGAAACGCACGGAGCGCCTGCGCGCGCCGCGCCGGAAGGCGAAACCGGGGAAGGAGGCGGGCGATGGAGCTGACGGTTGA
- a CDS encoding right-handed parallel beta-helix repeat-containing protein has translation MKKLIPILGSAFLLLAHTASAQATRTWVSGVGDDANPCSRTAPGKTFAGAISKTAAKGTINVLDPGGFGAVTITKSITIDGGGVEGNILAAGVNGIIINAGVDDVVILRNLQLSGAGTGLAGIKIICAGAVYVENCRIERFATGIQEVSTASGGTQVFINKCIIQECTTAGVSFAPTGTVNTESTIESTRIQGCAVGLSVGSRSTSTINDCTISQNTADGLQRLGSGGTKGVIDSYRSNRVFGNSPDGTPTSYLLAK, from the coding sequence ATGAAGAAACTGATCCCCATCCTCGGTTCCGCCTTCCTCCTCCTCGCCCACACCGCCTCGGCGCAGGCGACCCGCACCTGGGTCTCCGGCGTGGGTGACGACGCGAACCCGTGCAGCCGCACCGCTCCCGGCAAGACCTTCGCCGGCGCCATCAGCAAGACTGCCGCCAAGGGCACCATCAACGTGCTCGATCCCGGCGGCTTCGGCGCGGTGACGATCACCAAGTCCATCACCATCGATGGCGGTGGCGTCGAAGGCAACATCCTCGCGGCCGGCGTCAACGGCATCATCATCAACGCCGGCGTGGACGACGTGGTGATCCTGCGCAACCTCCAGCTCTCCGGCGCCGGCACCGGCCTCGCGGGCATCAAGATCATCTGCGCCGGCGCGGTTTACGTCGAGAACTGCCGCATCGAGCGCTTCGCCACCGGCATCCAGGAAGTCTCCACCGCCTCGGGCGGCACCCAGGTCTTCATCAACAAGTGCATCATCCAGGAGTGCACCACCGCCGGCGTCAGCTTCGCGCCGACCGGCACGGTGAACACCGAGTCCACCATCGAGAGCACCCGCATCCAGGGCTGCGCGGTGGGCCTGTCCGTGGGTTCCCGCTCCACCTCCACCATCAACGATTGCACCATCTCCCAGAACACCGCCGATGGCCTGCAGCGCCTTGGTTCCGGCGGCACCAAGGGCGTGATCGACTCCTACCGCAGCAACCGCGTCTTCGGCAACAGCCCGGACGGCACGCCGACCTCCTACCTGCTGGCGAAGTAA
- a CDS encoding DUF1080 domain-containing protein, translating to MIFRSAVRLLPVLAALATASAADHPWVKLFNGKDLDGWTPKVSGHKCGENPFNTFRVEDGILKVSYDGYSKFDEQYGHLFTNLAYSRYILRMEYRFEGKMMTDAPNYTNLNSGVMIHAQPPQSMGLRQGFPASMEFQFLADEGKGPRPTGNVCTPGTNLELDGKLVTQHIVESSAPTFPADEWVKIEVEVHGNEEVIHRVNGKEVLRYQRPQLDPQNRVIPATPLLDAGAPLQLAYGHIALQAEAQPVWFRNIELKSLEP from the coding sequence ATGATCTTCCGCTCCGCCGTCCGCCTCCTGCCCGTCCTCGCCGCGCTCGCCACCGCCTCCGCCGCCGACCACCCGTGGGTGAAGCTCTTCAACGGCAAGGACCTCGACGGCTGGACGCCGAAGGTATCCGGCCACAAGTGCGGCGAGAACCCCTTCAACACCTTCCGCGTGGAGGACGGCATCCTCAAGGTGTCCTACGATGGATACAGTAAGTTCGACGAGCAGTACGGCCACCTCTTCACCAACCTCGCCTACTCCCGCTACATCCTGCGGATGGAATACCGCTTCGAGGGCAAGATGATGACGGACGCCCCGAACTACACCAACCTGAACAGCGGCGTGATGATCCACGCCCAGCCGCCGCAGAGCATGGGCCTGCGCCAGGGCTTCCCCGCCAGCATGGAGTTCCAGTTCCTGGCCGACGAGGGCAAGGGCCCGCGCCCGACCGGCAACGTCTGCACGCCCGGCACCAACCTGGAGCTGGACGGCAAGCTCGTCACCCAGCACATCGTCGAATCCAGCGCCCCCACCTTCCCCGCGGACGAGTGGGTGAAGATCGAGGTGGAGGTCCACGGCAACGAGGAGGTCATCCACCGCGTCAACGGCAAGGAGGTCCTGCGCTACCAGCGCCCGCAGCTCGACCCGCAGAACCGCGTGATCCCCGCCACCCCGCTGCTGGATGCCGGCGCGCCGCTCCAGCTCGCCTACGGCCACATCGCCCTCCAGGCCGAGGCCCAGCCGGTGTGGTTCCGCAACATCGAGCTGAAGTCGCTGGAGCCGTGA
- a CDS encoding lipocalin family protein: protein MRPILTFSALASVLLLNACMVPADPAPKMDRPQLKTAAQVDVKRYAGKWYEVARYPQWLQKDCASAAAEYSLNADGSITVLNTCIRADGSKRSVEGSAVPVDGTNSRLKVRFAKTWYAAAIPVPKEGNYWVIDLTPDYRHAIVGTPDRRTLWFLSRSPSLSKAEFARMKKVAREQGFDPGRLVIDAHTRIGN from the coding sequence ATGAGACCAATCCTAACATTTTCCGCGCTGGCCTCCGTGCTGCTTCTCAACGCCTGCATGGTGCCCGCCGATCCGGCGCCGAAGATGGACAGGCCGCAACTCAAGACGGCGGCACAGGTGGATGTGAAACGCTACGCGGGCAAGTGGTACGAGGTGGCGCGGTATCCGCAGTGGCTCCAGAAGGACTGCGCGAGCGCGGCGGCGGAGTATTCGCTGAATGCCGATGGATCGATCACGGTGCTGAACACGTGCATCCGCGCGGACGGTTCGAAGCGCTCGGTGGAAGGCAGCGCGGTACCGGTGGATGGCACGAACAGCCGGCTGAAGGTGCGGTTCGCGAAGACCTGGTATGCGGCGGCGATTCCGGTGCCGAAGGAGGGGAACTACTGGGTGATCGACCTGACGCCGGACTACCGGCATGCGATCGTGGGGACACCGGACCGGCGCACGCTGTGGTTCCTTTCGCGCTCGCCTTCCCTTTCGAAAGCCGAGTTCGCGCGGATGAAGAAGGTGGCGCGTGAGCAGGGATTCGACCCCGGGCGGCTGGTGATCGACGCGCACACCCGGATCGGAAACTGA